ACAGGCGCTCCCAGAGTTGCACCCATGCCTGATTTGGTTTGTCAATTTTTGATGCGCCGGGATACGTTTTCGTAATCAAAATCATGACCATCCATCAATGCAAGTACTCACTTACCGGATGAACCTTAATTCTGGTTCACGCCGAGTAGGGTTTTAACTTTGGCTTGCAAATGGACGACGCGGTTGGTTTCGGGGTCGCGCCCGGCAAGCACCAAGTGTCCGTTAGAGACGTGCGATTCAAACACGCGGGCGGATGCGGGCATGTCGAATTCTTTGGTGAAGCGCCCCAAAAATTCGCCCTCATCGCCGCGCCCAAATACATGAAACCACAGGTGCGGACGCTGGCTGTCGAATTCAACCATGAAGCATTTTTTCGCATCGCCAAACAAGAACACCTCGCCGCCCTGGTACGCGGTTTTGGCGGCGGGTTTCCAATCGAGGCGTCCGCGTGTGCGGTTCTCGCCGGTGTAGAGCCACAAGTGTTCGCGATCTTGTTTGGGTGATCCCGCAAAAAACATGGATGCGCCCGACGACACGCAGACCGAGTCAGCCGCGTCGAATTTATTGGGCGTTTCTTGCACCCAGCCGCCCACGCCCGCAGCGTCGGCCATCGCGGAATAGACCGCAGGTTCGCCGTTCATATCGCCTTGCAGCCACAGGCGGCTTTTATGGAACCAAGCCCGCTGTACGTCTTGTAACCCTTTGGGCGGTGCGAAAGCGAGCGGCTTGGCGTTGATCTGGCGCAGAGGCATGACCCGCCCCTGCAAATGGCCGCTTGCGTTTTTTCCCAAAAAGAAGAGCGCGTTGTCGCTCACCGACAAATGCGCATTCAGCCATTCTCCGGCGAAGCGCCCGACGTGTTTGAGCGGGGCCGATTGCGCGGTGTTTGACTGTTCGGGTTCTTTCCAAACATCGCCGCTGCTCATCACGGCGTAGCGCGTGCCATTTTTTATCGCAACGGCTTGCACATCGGGCACGAAGTGGGTCACTTGTTCCCAGGCGCCTTGGCGGGCGTGAGTTTCATCAATGAGCTTTTGAGGAACGATACGCGGGGCCTGCTGGGCTTGGAGCTCTTCCATCTCGCGTTTGCGGTTGCGTTGATTGCGAACTCGATAGGCCAACCACGCCGTTAACGCCGCAACCAATAGCATCCACATCCAGCCCGTTCCATTATTCGTATCAGGATTTCCGGTGCGCGGCTTCATGTTTGCAAACGCAGGCGCAGTGGCGTATTCGATTTCGTCGGTCGCTCGCGCAGTGCGCCCGTTGGTTGACGAACTTGAACTGCGGCCCGAACCGCCGCCTCCGCCGCCGAATCCCGGTCGGACCGAGCCGAAGCGTTTTGAGAGCGCGTCGTCTTGCTGCCTATCGCCCAAGGGAGAGCCTGCGTCGGCCTCTCTCTCTTCGTCGCTTCCGTTGGCGTCGCCTATTTCTTTGGGAGGCTCGTCGCCGGTGTTTTCTGTGGGCAATCCGCCGTCTGGCGCGGTGGATTCATCGCCGCCTCCTCGCGCATCATCCAACTTGGGCGCTTGTTCTTTTTGTGCAGGCGCCATTGATGACCCTAGCAAACTGCTGAGAGGAATCGAGCCGGGGTTCGCGAAAGGAACCATTGTGGGGGGCGGCGGCGCGGACGCCGGATCGGGTTCGTCTTCTTCTTCGGCGGGCGTATTTTCGCCCTCATCCTCTGGTGCGTCGCCTGCGTTTGCGGGAGACGCATTTTGTCCAGACGGCGATTGATCTTCCGCGCCGTTTGCGTTAGCGCCGTCGCCGCTGTCTTCTTGTTGCCGCCCTTGGTCCGCGTTGGAATTCCCGTTGCCCGCCGCCGCCCCGGAGCCGGAACCCGCACCACCGCCCGGTGATTTCATTGATTGGTTATTACCGCCGCCGCCGTTATTGGATTGTTGTTCGTCCGGCGCCGCAGCGTTGTCACTTTCGGGTTTTTCTTCTTTGTTTTCTTGATTGTCATTTTCTTCGTTATCTTCAGGACGCTGAGAGTTTTCGTCTTGCTTGTTGTTTTTCTCTTTTTCTGAACCAGGTTGAGCGTTCTTCACAGAAGTATCGCTCGTGTTCGCTGGATTCGTATTGGAATTTTCGTTGGGCGTTTGTTGTTGGGCTGTTTGTGAACCCTTTTGGGGAGACGGCGTTTTGTTTTGTGATGTCGGTTTCTGATCGCTGTTTGATTTTGGCGCTGCATTGGGCGTCTTCGATTTTGCTGGCGGGGACGACTTGCCCGGCTTCGACGAGGATGCGCCGCCGCTTGATGATGAACTGCTCGACTGGCTTGCCGCGCTGTCGCTATTCGCGCTGGCGTTTGCACCCAGGTCCGTTCCACTCATGTCATCTATATCAGACGACGAATCAACATTAAGCCCGCCACCCGAACCGCTGACGCCGCCCGGGGCATTGTCGTATTTGTTCTTGTCGGCGCCGTTTTCGTCTTCTCCATTGCTATAGGCGACTTCAATCGGAGGGAATTGATCGCGGGATACGAGCGAGCCGTCGCTGCGGGTCAGTCGATATTGAAGAAAGCGTCCGCGTTTGTTCAACTGGGTTGCGTCGGATTGCACGGGTTGGCTCCAGGCGCTATACGGTTCGCCCGCCGCCGGGCTGGTGCGGTATTGCATCTGGACGCTGCTTTGTTTGGGGTTCCAGGTCAGCGACAACATGCGTCCGCTGTCGCCCAGATCAAACTCGCCCATCACCGCTTTTTCTTTCGGGCTTGAAGCAAGCGCGGGGTCATGTTGTTGCCATGAAAGCCCCATGCCGCCGCCGCTGAACGCGCCTTGCCAGATTGCGGGGGCGTTGTCGTCGTTGCGGCCAACGATCATCAATTCATCTTGCCCATTGATGGAGAGCGTTTCGACTGCCTGAATCGGGGCTTCACCCATGTCGAGCCACTGCGGCGCGGGGCTGTTTGCGTCTGAGGATACCACTCGCCAGCCGCCCTTTGTTTGGATGGCGGCGACAACGCGGTTGTGCGCGAAAATGGGTTGGGTGTGTTGTTCGGCTTGAGGCGCGGCGCCCCATTCTTGCGGAGCAGTGTTTGGCGAACTCAGGTCGGTTCGGAGGATTTTTGCGCCCGGGGAACCTGGATCGTCAACGGCAAATTGCCAGAAGGGAGCATTTCGCGTCTGGGAACCGCCGTTCCAGGCGCGATTGAAGTCTGGCGCTTCGCGATGGGCGGCGCGCAGAATTTCTCCATTCGCGCCCAATGGCGATAACATCAGCAACAAAAGAAACATCCATCGTAACAGGTTCATTCGTCAGAGCGCTCCTGGTTTCAGTGAATGGAGATAGAGCCAATACCACGCCAGTTTGCCTGATTGGTCGATATTCCTTAATCCACTGTTTTTATTTGGTTTAGGAGGGCGGCGATGCGTGAGGAAAAAGAGTGAATCGAATGAAATTCGTCAAATTGGCGGTGAGTTTGATAGTTTCCGTCAATTTGAGAGGACAATACTATTTCTGGTTTCTCCGTAATTTGGATTCATTTTTTATCTTGATGCATTAGGCATGGGTACAACTCTGCTCGCTTCAGTGCGGGCTTTCAGGCCCTTTTGCACAGGCGCTCCCAGAGTTGCACCCATGCCTGAAACGAACGAATGAATTGAAGGAGAGATAAGAGAATTCACCACAATTGACAGACGGGCGGTTTCCGCCTATGTTTCCTAGTTCCATCGCTAAACTTATATGAAACAAAGGGGATTGCAGAATGCGACGTATATTATTGGTTCCATTCGCTTTATGTGCTATTGCGCTACTCGCCGCTTCCGTAGAAGCCCAAGATACGAAAGAGAAAAAAATGGATATCAAACCCGAAGAAGAAATTGCATTGTTGCAGACCAGCGAAGGCGACATGGTTCTGCGATTTTTCCCGGATGTTGCGCCGGGCCATGTGAAGAATTTTAAAGACCTCGCCCGCAAAAAAGACGACAAGGGCGAACTCTTTTATGACGGAACCAAGTTTCACCGCGTCATCAAAGGTTTCATGATTCAAGGCGGCGATCCGTTGACCAAAGACGACAGCCAGGCGGCGCGTTGGGGAACCGGCGGCCCGGGCCATTCGGTCAAAGCCGAGTTCAACAAGAAATCGCATAAAAAAGGTACGCTTTCGATGGCGCGTTCGGCCAGCCCCGATTCAGGTGGAAGCCAGTTCTTCATCTGCCATCAGGCGGCGCCGCATCTCGACGGTCAATACACCGTGTTCGGCGAGTTGGTTGAAGGGTTGGACGTACTCGACAAGATTGCTGAAACCAAAGTCGGCGGCCCGCAACGCAGCACGCCAGTCGAGCCGATTGTGGTCAAGCACGTCAAAATCATGACGTGGGAAAAATACGAAGCCAGTAAAAAGGCTGAATAATCAAAATCGGGGCGCTGTCGCTGTCTCCGGTTTCTTGAAAAGACTGTAAACTATGCAGCTTGCGGCTTTACCGCCGTAAGCGCGGCGTAAGGCGCGTCGAAGGTCGATTTTCTGCAATGTCGGTTCGTGAATCAGGTCAGATCCGAAAGGAAGCAGCCTTCAACGATTCCCGGCATGTGTATGATGCGGCTGGAGCGCCTTGCGCTGTTGCTTAACCATCGGGTAATTCCACTTTCAGGGCGATGTATTATGTCGACGCGATCCACACGCTTTATTGTTTCCGCGCTCAAACATCGTCCTCAAACCTTCGGCGAAGTTCTTGCCCAAGACCACGTCATCCGAACCCTACAACATAGCCTCGAACGCGAACGCATCGCCAACGCCTATATTTTTTCGGGATCGCGCGGCACGGGAAAAACCACCAGTGCGCGTATTTTCGCCAAGGCGCTGAATTGCGAAAACCGCCAAAACGCCGAGCCGTGTAACGAGTGCAATTCATGCAAGGCGGTGATGCGCGGCGTCCATCCCGACGTGATCGAAATCGACGCGGCCTCGAATACCAGTGTGGATAACATTCGCGACCTGCGCGAGGACGCGCGTTTTTCGCCGTCGCAAAGCCCGTACAAGATATATATCATCGACGAAAGCCACATGCTCAGCAAAAGCGCGAACAATGCGTTTTTGAAGACGCTCGAAGAACCGCCCGCGCATTGCAAGTTTATTTTCGCGACAACTGAACTTCATAAGATTCCGAATACGATTCTTTCGCGTTGCCAGCGCTTCCAGTTTCGGCGCATCCCGGTGGCGGTGATTGTTGAACACCTCAAGTCGATCTTGAAAAACCAGGACGAAGTCGAGATGCCGGGCGAGGAAGAACTCAACCGGGTGTTGTTTCATATCTCACGTCGCGCTGAAGGGGTTTTGCGCGACGCGCTGGTGTTGCTCGATCAGGCGCTGGCGTTTTGTTCGGGCGGGCTGAACGCCGCCGAGACCGAAGAGATTCTCGGCGTGATCGAGTTCGACCGCATCGATGCGTTTGTTCGTGCTTTGTTTAACAATCAAGCGGCGGAGGCGTTCGCGCTGATCGACCAGATCGCCGACATGGGCAAAGATATTCGCCTGTTTTTGTCGGAGAGCCTCAAGCATCTGCGCAACCTCGCGGTGTGCAAACTCTCTGGCGCCGACGCCGACTTGCTTGACCTGCCGATTGAGTTCATCAAGCAACTGGAAGAAACCGCAGGCAATACCAGCCTGGAACAAATTTTATACATTACCGACATGCTGTGGGACGCCGAACGCCGCATGGCGTTTTCGTCTGATGCGCGACTCATCATGGAGATGTACGCGCTCAAAGCGTCGAAGGTCAGCCAGGCGGTGAAGATCGACGACCTGCTCAGCAAGATTGGCAACGCGCCCGTCGCGCTGCCGCAGAGTATTGCGCCCAACCCCGGCGCGGACGCTTTGATCACCGCACCCGTAAAACCTGCGGCTCCTGCTCCAGAGCCGAAAGTACAAACACCACCAGCGCAAGCCGCGTCTGACGACGATGTCCCACCGCCGATTGGCGAAGCGCCGCCCATTGTGAATGAGCCTGCGCCGACGCCAGAGCCTACGCCGGAGCCGGTCCCGCAGGCGGCGCCTGCTGTGGAACCAAAACGCGCCGAGCCGACCGCTGATTTGTTGCGCTCGACCTGGGACCAGTTTCTGCATGAAGTTGAAGAAGAAAACCCGTTTCTCGCAGGCAGTTTGAACGACAGCGTCCCCATTGAAATCACCGGACAAAACTTGCGGGTTGCGTTGCCGGCTGAGAATGCGTACCACTTAAAATTGCTCAACCAACCGCGCAACGGCAAGGCGATTACCCAGTTTTTACAGAAATCATTCGGTAAGCCGCTCAAGGTCATTTATGAAGTACGGCAGGACATGCCCGCGACCGAAGCCAGCAGCGACGAGGCTGAGCCGGAGCCTGCCGAACCCGCCATGACGCGCGGCGAATTGTTGGAGAAGGTTCAACAAGACCCGGTGATGAGTAAACTTATAGAAGAACTGCCGGGACGCATCACCGACATCAAACCCGAAAAAGCCTAAGCCCGGCCCCACAGGAGCAGATATGAAAGGTCTCGGAAATATTGGCAACCTGTTTGCCCAAGCGAAACAAATGCAGCAAAAAATGGCTGACATTCAAGCCGAACTCGAGCGCGAGTCGGTCACTGGCTCCGCTGGCGGCGGGATGGTGCAAGTCACCATGAACGGCAAGCAGAAAATTACCGCGATTAAAATTGAGCCCGACATCGTCGATCCAAGCGACTTAAGTATGTTAGAAGATTTGATTGTGGTCGCCGTCAACGAAGCCCAAGACCGCGTACAAGAAGTCGTCAAAGAACGCATGACCTCGCTGACCGGGGGCATCGACATTCCAGGAATCACGTCATGAACGACGCGCCAGGCCCGCTCTCATCGGCGCCGATCATTGAAACGGCGGTGAGGCAGTTGTCGAAACTGCCCGGCATTGGCCCGCGCATGGCGCAACGCTTGGTGTTGGCGCTGCTCAAACGCCCCAGGCAGGAAGTCGAAGACTTGGCGCATGCGCTGTCGCAACTGGTCAACAACGTATTCGCGTGCAGCGTGTGCGGACACTTCGACCAGACCGACCCCTGCCGCATCTGCAGCGACGAGCGCCGCGAAAAAAGCGTGATCTGCGTCATCGAACAACAACAAGACCTCATCGCCGTCGAACGCACCGGCAAATTCCGGGGGCAGTATCACATCCTCGGCGGCGTACTCTCGCCGATTGACGGCGTCGGGCCGGAAGAGATCGGCATTCCCAAATTCATTAAGCGCCTGCATGAGCCGATTGAAGAAATCATTCTCGCGACTAACCCCACCATCGAAGGCGACGCCACCGCGCATTACATTCAAGACATTGTCAAACCGCTGGGAATCAAAGTGACCCGCCTCGCCCGCGGGCTGCCATCCGGCAGCGACATCGAATACGCCGACGAAACCACCCTCACCCTCGCGCTCTCATCACGTTTTGAGATGAAGTAGGGCGCGGCCTTCGTGTTGTCTAGAGGGTAATAATTATGCGCAACCTACACCCTCGCCCCCGCTGGGAGAAGGAAATACGGTTTCACACAAATAAAAGAAATGCGATAAAGCGTTAATGTTGGAGCGCCGTTGTCCACAACGGCATTCAATGCGAGCGTGGACGCTCGCGCTCCAAGATTGCTTCGCGGCGCTGCCAGAACTGTCCTCCCCTACGAGCGTATTGATCTTCTTGCCATTTTCATTTCAAATACATCTATAATTTTTTTGATAAATCAAAACGTAGAGGAATCCCTATGCCGTTGAATCGTCGAACCTTTTGTTTAAGCAGCCTCGCCGCGCTGGCGGGTGCGCCGTTGGCAGGCGCGAGCGGCGCCAATCGGCCCAACATCATCCTGATGATGTCTGACGACCAGGGCTGGGGCGACGCGGGCTTTCGCGGACATCCACACCTCAAGACGCCAGCGTTAGATGACATGGCCCGGCGCGGAGTGACCTTCAATCGGTTTTACTCGGCCTCGCCGGTGTGCTCGCCCACGCGCGCCAGTTGCTTGACCGGGCGCCACCCACATCGAATCGGCGTTTTCGGCGCCAACTCCGGCGACGCGAAGGCGCCATCAAAATTTCCATTACGCAAGCAAGAATTGACGCTGGCGGAGGCGCTAAAACAATACGGGTATGCCACCGGACACTTTGGCAAATGGCACTTGGGCAACGTAAAAGGAGACAACGCCAATACGCCCGCTCAACATGGGTTTGATGAGTGGTTTTCGACGGTGCGAAAAGTCTCGACGCTTGATCCTGAAGATTACGTTCACAACGGCGAACCAGTGGCGCCGCTTAAAGGCGACGACTCGATGCACATCATGAACCGGGCGCTGCCGTTTATCGAGAATGCGGTCAGCAATGATACGCCGTTCTTCACGGTGATCTGGTTCCATACGCCTCACGTCCCTTTCATTGCCGATGAAGAACACAAAGCGATGTATGAATATCACAGCGAATCTCAGCAGAATTTTTGGGGCGCGCTGACCGCGATGGATGAACAAATAGGCCGCTTGCGGCGTGAGTTAGAGCGCCTGGGCGCGGTAGATGACACCATGCTGTGGTTTTGCAGCGACAATGGCGCCCGCGACAGCGGGCCTGGGTTCCCAGGGACAAACCTGCCCTATCGCAACGGGAAAGCAACGCTCTATGAGGGCGGCGTCAGAGTGATAAGCCTGCTGGAATGGTCGCGTATGTTTCGTGAACCCAAACAGGTAGATATGGCGTGCAGCACGTCTGATTATCTGCCAACGATTTTTGATTACTTAAATATCCAGCCCGACCGCCAAGTCGAGCCGATAGACGGCCTCAGCATGAGGGCGGCGTTAGATCAGGGCATGACGATGCGGCCCAAGCCGATTGGGTTTCAATATCAAAAACGCGCCGCTTGGATCGATGGGCGATATAAGTTAATCGCGCAGATCGAAGGCGATCCGCAATATGAGTTATACGATCTTGAGAGCGATCCCAGCGAGGAGAAGAACCTTGCTGCTGAAAATCCATCCCGCGTTCAACGGTTGGCTCATCAACTGAAACTGTGGATGGAGTCATGCCGCCGCAGTGATTTGGGCGCTGATTATTTGTGAACTGCGAAAGGCATGGGTAGGACAAGGGTAAAAACCATTATCCCCCCTGGCGCCTGCGGCGCCTTCCCCCCTTAAAAAAGGGGGGCTTTTCTAATGTGCCATTGCGAGCGCAGCAAAGCAATCTCACGCAATGTCACGAATAGTATTTTGAGTTGGCTTTCAGTCGAGGCGGACGATTTTGTGAACGAGGGTTTCGCCGAGTTCGAGAACGCCGTAGGTGGCGCTGCCGTCGGCGTTGCAGGTGGCGCTGCCGGGGTTAAAGACGAATTTATCGTCGATGGTATCGCTGAATGGAGCGTGGGAGTGGCCGAACAAGACGATATCCACATCGTCAAACGCTTTGGCGACCCGCTTTTCGAGATTTTTTTTCGGCCCCCAGCCATGAATGATGCCGATGGTGCGACCATTGACCTCAAGTTTTTTCTTTTCAGGAACCAGCGAGCGCACTTCTTCGGTATCCAGATTTCCATAGACGGCGATTAACGGGGCGATTTTTTGGAATTCTTTATAGGCGTCTAAATCATTAAAATCGCCCAGGTGGACGATGACGTCTACGGTTTCCAGCGCGCTTAATAGTTGCAGCGGCAGCGGGCCCTCTTCGGGCAGGTGGGTGTCGGCGACAACGCCGATTACAGTTGTCTCTTTTGCGTCAGTCATAAGATATTCCGTTCAAGAGGGCATTGTACTCTTGGCGCCGGGGGGAGAAAGGGGGGCGATTCGTTGCCGAAGTCGCTCGAATACATGACAAATCCTTTAACATTTGCTATAGTGCACAGTATTGTTGGGAATACTAACGGTTGATAAACCAGCCATTACGGTACATGTAACATACGTCCTTGATATCACCGGAGATGGAACCCCCGTCTCCCGTTGCCTAGGGAGCAAAAAGCCGATGAAGTATTGTACTACTTGGAGGTCCTTCGTTTGGGCGGTTTTGATTGTGTTCGCCGCCTTGCCTGTCTTCGCCCAAGGCTCATCCAACCCAATCGACAAAGTCGATTTGTTTCAATTGGCGGATGAATGGCAAACCACCACTGCTCCATTCGCGACCGACTTCAACACCGACGGCGTCGTGAACCAGGAAGACCTTTTGTTTCTGATTCACAACTTCGGCGGAGAAATCGTCGGCCCGACTGATCCCGTCTCGACGCCGACGCCTGAGTTGCCGACTCCAACCCCTGAACTCCCGAGTCCAACGCCGGAGCCGACCTTCACGCCGCTGCCGACGATTACGCCGATTCCAACGCCTTTACCCTGTAATTTAGAAGAATTCACCCAAAATTTTGATGAAATCGCCGCCATCGACGAAGGCATGT
This region of Candidatus Hinthialibacter antarcticus genomic DNA includes:
- a CDS encoding metallophosphoesterase, with amino-acid sequence MTDAKETTVIGVVADTHLPEEGPLPLQLLSALETVDVIVHLGDFNDLDAYKEFQKIAPLIAVYGNLDTEEVRSLVPEKKKLEVNGRTIGIIHGWGPKKNLEKRVAKAFDDVDIVLFGHSHAPFSDTIDDKFVFNPGSATCNADGSATYGVLELGETLVHKIVRLD
- the recR gene encoding recombination mediator RecR; this encodes MNDAPGPLSSAPIIETAVRQLSKLPGIGPRMAQRLVLALLKRPRQEVEDLAHALSQLVNNVFACSVCGHFDQTDPCRICSDERREKSVICVIEQQQDLIAVERTGKFRGQYHILGGVLSPIDGVGPEEIGIPKFIKRLHEPIEEIILATNPTIEGDATAHYIQDIVKPLGIKVTRLARGLPSGSDIEYADETTLTLALSSRFEMK
- a CDS encoding sulfatase-like hydrolase/transferase, whose product is MPLNRRTFCLSSLAALAGAPLAGASGANRPNIILMMSDDQGWGDAGFRGHPHLKTPALDDMARRGVTFNRFYSASPVCSPTRASCLTGRHPHRIGVFGANSGDAKAPSKFPLRKQELTLAEALKQYGYATGHFGKWHLGNVKGDNANTPAQHGFDEWFSTVRKVSTLDPEDYVHNGEPVAPLKGDDSMHIMNRALPFIENAVSNDTPFFTVIWFHTPHVPFIADEEHKAMYEYHSESQQNFWGALTAMDEQIGRLRRELERLGAVDDTMLWFCSDNGARDSGPGFPGTNLPYRNGKATLYEGGVRVISLLEWSRMFREPKQVDMACSTSDYLPTIFDYLNIQPDRQVEPIDGLSMRAALDQGMTMRPKPIGFQYQKRAAWIDGRYKLIAQIEGDPQYELYDLESDPSEEKNLAAENPSRVQRLAHQLKLWMESCRRSDLGADYL
- a CDS encoding YbaB/EbfC family nucleoid-associated protein, giving the protein MKGLGNIGNLFAQAKQMQQKMADIQAELERESVTGSAGGGMVQVTMNGKQKITAIKIEPDIVDPSDLSMLEDLIVVAVNEAQDRVQEVVKERMTSLTGGIDIPGITS
- a CDS encoding peptidylprolyl isomerase → MRRILLVPFALCAIALLAASVEAQDTKEKKMDIKPEEEIALLQTSEGDMVLRFFPDVAPGHVKNFKDLARKKDDKGELFYDGTKFHRVIKGFMIQGGDPLTKDDSQAARWGTGGPGHSVKAEFNKKSHKKGTLSMARSASPDSGGSQFFICHQAAPHLDGQYTVFGELVEGLDVLDKIAETKVGGPQRSTPVEPIVVKHVKIMTWEKYEASKKAE
- the dnaX gene encoding DNA polymerase III subunit gamma/tau; this translates as MSTRSTRFIVSALKHRPQTFGEVLAQDHVIRTLQHSLERERIANAYIFSGSRGTGKTTSARIFAKALNCENRQNAEPCNECNSCKAVMRGVHPDVIEIDAASNTSVDNIRDLREDARFSPSQSPYKIYIIDESHMLSKSANNAFLKTLEEPPAHCKFIFATTELHKIPNTILSRCQRFQFRRIPVAVIVEHLKSILKNQDEVEMPGEEELNRVLFHISRRAEGVLRDALVLLDQALAFCSGGLNAAETEEILGVIEFDRIDAFVRALFNNQAAEAFALIDQIADMGKDIRLFLSESLKHLRNLAVCKLSGADADLLDLPIEFIKQLEETAGNTSLEQILYITDMLWDAERRMAFSSDARLIMEMYALKASKVSQAVKIDDLLSKIGNAPVALPQSIAPNPGADALITAPVKPAAPAPEPKVQTPPAQAASDDDVPPPIGEAPPIVNEPAPTPEPTPEPVPQAAPAVEPKRAEPTADLLRSTWDQFLHEVEEENPFLAGSLNDSVPIEITGQNLRVALPAENAYHLKLLNQPRNGKAITQFLQKSFGKPLKVIYEVRQDMPATEASSDEAEPEPAEPAMTRGELLEKVQQDPVMSKLIEELPGRITDIKPEKA